Proteins encoded in a region of the Triticum dicoccoides isolate Atlit2015 ecotype Zavitan chromosome 3A, WEW_v2.0, whole genome shotgun sequence genome:
- the LOC119268359 gene encoding pentatricopeptide repeat-containing protein At3g54980, mitochondrial-like, with amino-acid sequence MRRPPRLRAASSPSLAWRSLCATAIPIPAAPPHQTDPLSAHFSNRPAARDPAVVENLTSTLRALFASSPSHPRAFTLLKSAAFDAGLAPGALVDAVLSAAAGPHSGSPVAAVHVSLLSRLLTSLSRAGRASAAADAYAHMVARGVVPDVKSRTDLLVTTARCSSARDALALFAEMRGRGDRVDAWMFDALMRACVKEGMLEDAVRLFDEMPGAEIEPDQRVYALVIAALCKLRDADRGLLLLGEMKEAGFETWDFTYRSLVDVLVKVGRMEEALRVKDEMLSAGKKMDVVLATILMHGYCLRGEVEKALDLFDETLANGILPTNVTYGTLIRGCDQAGMTQKVYVLYRQMRGQGLLPSSHEFSLVIKGLLCDKRWADAVSLCLEMADSRLPDVFTYNGLIHWLCQQHKLREALNLFGKMKETGVKPSVVTYNSLLMGYCEKGCMDEAVKLYSEMPVEGFVPNVFTYTFLMKGYIKKKAFDKAYALLDEMKQNGVSCNEYTHNVLINGICMSDRIYEVDEILKNFIGEGFVPTTMTYNSIINGFVKAGMMGSAFAMYQQMREKGIPANIVTYTSFIDGYCRTSCCDLALKMLNNVRRKGLQPDIAAYNALISGFCHEGNMSHALQFLVILLKDGLTPTSAVYTNFITGYKDLKMMKEASKFYESMIKEGIAADTVTYTTLIDGFSKDGNVAFALELYSEMMAKGNIPDSITFTALTHGLCRIGDIDGAKKLLDDMKRLDVRPNALIYNMLINGSLRDGKLQEAFQLHDEMLNRGIVPDDTTSDILAGQRSPEGDSCVDAESPI; translated from the coding sequence ATGCGCCGCCCACCACGGCTCCGAGCAGCCTCCTCGCCCTCGCTCGCATGGCGTTCCCTCTGCGCCACCGCCATTCCCATTCCCGCCGCGCCGCCCCACCAAACCGATCCCCTGTCTGCCCACTTCTCCAACCGCCCGGCCGCGCGCGACCCCGCCGTCGTGGAGAACCTCACCTCCACCCTCCGCGCGCTCTTCGCCTCATCCCCGTCCCACCCGCGTGCCTTCACCCTCCTCAAGTCGGCCGCCTTCGACGCGGGTCTCGCCCCGGGCGCCCTCGTCGACGCCGTCCTCTCAGCCGCGGCCGGCCCTCACTCCGGCTCCCCCGTCGCAGCCGTTCACGTGTCCCTCCTCAGCCGCCTCCTCACCTCCCTCTCCCGCGCCGGCCGCGCCAGCGCGGCCGCCGACGCGTACGCCCACATGGTCGCCCGCGGCGTTGTCCCGGATGTCAAGTCCCGCACCGACCTGCTCGTCACCACCGCGCGCTGCTCGTCGGCCCGGGACGCGCTTGCGCTCTTCGCGGAGATGCGGGGGAGGGGCGACCGCGTGGACGCATGGATGTTCGATGCGCTCATGCGGGCCTGCGTCAAGGAAGGGATGCTCGAGGATGCTGTCAggctgtttgatgaaatgcccggcGCTGAGATCGAGCCCGACCAGCGCGTCTACGCTCTTGTGATCGCGGCACTGTGCAAACTGCGTGATGCTGACCGCGGGCTCCTCCTCCTTGGGGAGATGAAGGAGGCTGGCTTCGAGACGTGGGACTTCACCTACAGGTCTCTGGTGGATGTGCTTGTCAAGGTGGGGAGGATGGAGGAGGCTCTGCGGGTCAAGGACGAGATGCTGTCTGCTGGCAAGAAAATGGATGTCGTTCTCGCGACGATTTTGATGCATGGGTATTGCTTGCGAGGCGAGGTCGAGAAAGCTCTGGATCTTTTCGACGAGACCCTGGCGAATGGTATATTGCCAACTAATGTGACGTATGGGACGCTTATAAGAGGCTGTGATCAAGCTGGGATGACACAGAAGGTGTATGTGCTATATCGCCAGATGAGAGGGCAAGGGCTGTTGCCAAGTTCACACGAGTTCAGTTTGGTTATCAAGGGCCTGTTGTGCGATAAACGGTGGGCAGATGCTGTAAGCTTGTGTCTGGAGATGGCTGATTCTAGGCTACCGGATGTCTTCACGTACAATGGTCTAATTCATTGGCTCTGCCAGCAACACAAGCTCCGCGAAGCACTTAACTTGTTTGGTAAGATGAAGGAAACTGGAGTGAAACCATCTGTTGTGACATACAACAGCTTGTTAATGGGTTACTGTGAGAAGGGGTGCATGGATGAAGCAGTCAAACTGTACTCAGAGATGCCTGTGGAAGGATTTGTACCTAATGTTTTCACGTATACATTTTTGATGAAAGGGTATATCAAGAAGAAGGCTTTTGACAAGGCATATGCCCTCCTTGATGAAATGAAACAAAATGGAGTTTCTTGCAATGAGTATACACATAATGTTCTCATAAATGGCATTTGCATGAGTGACCGGATTTATGAAGTTGATGAAATTTTGAAGAACTTCATAGGTGAAGGTTTTGTCCCGACCACAATGACATACAACAGTATCATCAATGGATTTGTGAAAGCTGGTATGATGGGCTCAGCATTTGCTATGTATCAGCAGATGCGTGAGAAAGGTATACCCGCCAACATAGTAACATATACCAGTTTCATTGACGGTTACTGCAGGACCAGTTGTTGTGATCTGGCACTTAAAATGCTAAATAATGTGAGGCGCAAAGGCCTTCAACCTGACATTGCTGCATACAATGCTTTAATAAGTGGGTTTTGCCATGAAGGGAATATGTCTCATGCACTGCAATTTCTTGTTATTCTGCTGAAAGATGGTCTAACACCCACATCTGCCGTCTACACTAATTTTATTACCGGGTACAAGGATTTGAAAATGATGAAAGAAGCTTCCAAATTCTATGAGAGCATGATTAAAGAAGGAATTGCTGCTGATACAGTAACATACACTACCTTAATCGACGGTTTCTCAAAAGATGGCAATGTAGCCTTTGCATTGGAATTGTACTCAGAGATGATGGCCAAGGGTAACATTCCCGATAGTATCACTTTCACAGCGTTAACACATGGCCTTTGCCGCATTGGAGACATTGATGGTGCCAAGAAGTTATTGGATGACATGAAGAGGTTGGATGTACGCCCTAATGCTCTTATTTATAACATGCTGATAAATGGAAGCCTCCGTGATGGTAAGCTGCAAGAAGCATTCCAGTTGCATGATGAAATGCTCAACAGGGGAATTGTTCCTGATGATACAACATCTGACATATTGGCTGGCCAGAGATCTCCGGAAGGTGACAGTTGTGTTGATGCAGAGAGTCCTATTTAA